The following nucleotide sequence is from Zea mays cultivar B73 chromosome 1, Zm-B73-REFERENCE-NAM-5.0, whole genome shotgun sequence.
GAAACAATACATTTGAGTGGCATATGGTGAGAGAAACAAATGATGAACGGAAATGTTCATGCAGAGAAACATGTCGAAGATCTGCAGAACCTATTCTGCTTGGGTAAGTCCACCGACATGGACTTGTCGTCAGGGTGGGGGACGATCAGCAACATGTTCCGGCTTCTCCTATCGCTGCTGTGAGGGGCATGAACTGCACGCTCGGGGCCACACAGGACAACACGACAAAGGAGCACGACTGCCGCTACGAGGACCATCCAGATCCATGCCATGGAGTGAGACAGACCGCTGACGCTGGAGGGAGGAAGCGAGGACGACTGTGATGGAGGGGGTGGTGCGTCTTGGGCACAGAGGGGGCGCAACAGGTCGGGGAGGGGGTGGGGGAAGGTGTCTCGGGCGCGGGACGCAGCGAAGCAGGCGCTATGCAAGCGATGACGACGGGGAACGACGTCCACACGGAAGGGCTGAGCAAGTTGGGGAGGGGAGGGCGTCTCGGTCGCGAGACGCAGTGAAGAATGACGAACGCGGAGCAAGCGCTCGGCGGGGGAGGACGACGAAAGGACGGCGGGCGAGGACGAAGGAGCACCTGCGGGCATCGGGCGAAGATGGATCACGCGGGCGGGGGCACGCGAATCACGGGATCAGAGGCACGGCGAAGCAGGTGACGCCTACTCTGCTCACCTTCCAATCCACAAGGGAATGAATCAAGAACGTAAAGGTTTAGGGGGAACACAAAAGCGAATGAATCAAGAACGCGAGAGAGCACAAAGCGAATGAAGTAACCTCAGGAATCCATATCCTGGATTGTCGTTGGCGCCTTCGCCCGCTGTCGACCACCAGCAGTTCCCTCCCCTCCTCCTCTACCTCCCTCCCCTGCTGGATCTAGCCTTGGGCTCCACCCACGAATCCAAACCCTAGCCCCGCAGTTGTCTCGGTGGAACCAGGCCATTGCGGGGGAGGGAGCGGTGGATCCAGTTTGCGGGCATTTGGGAGAGGTGGGAAGGTAGCGGACGAAGACGAACCCTGCGGGGAGCAGAGAGGAGAGAGGTAGGGGAGAAGGGGGTCGTAGTTGGTGATGCCGGGGGCGGTGGTGAGCGGATTTGGCGGCGAGGTTTCGGGCCTGCGCAGGCGAGTGGAGGTGGGCGGAGGTGGGACGCGGCTGGACTGCGTCTTGGGAGCAGGCGAGGTTTCCGGCGCGCGCAGGCGTGCGGAGGTGGGCGGTGGATGAGCGGATTTGGTGGCGACGGTTCCGGCGTGCGCAGGTGGGTGGAGGTGGGCGCGGGGTTTTagggggcgggggcggtctaCAGATGGATCTTAATTATTAGTAGAGATAATTAATATTAGATAATTTTATATCTTACTTGTTTATTAGTCTTTAATGATAAATatataataattataatttaaattACTTGTAATGTCGTGTTATGGTTATTTATTTCATATTTATAGACCATTATCCACTATATAATTATTTTTTAAGGTGCAGCTCGCGAGCCGAGCCAGCTTGCGAGCCGAGCCTCCTTTTTACAGCTCGTTTAGTAGGCGAGTCGAGCTCGGACACTGAGCGAGCCACATCGAGTCGCCTCGTTTCCAACCCTAGCTCTGTTCCACGAAGATGCCTAAGTTAAAGTGTGTTTCTTCCTTTCTTTtttcctttatttatttatttttcttcTTTCCGTAATTCTTTTCTGTTCTTTTTTTCttcttattttatttatattttatgtTTACTTGCTCGATTTTATTTTACAATGTAAATTATTTTTATAGTTTtgtttttatttacatgtttaacTTTTTATGTGTTCCATGAGATGTTCTTACAATATATGTGAGATGTTTCATTCATTTATTTAAGTTTATTTTTCATcattattaattttgttttattgCTTATTTAATAATCATTTTTTGTTGTTTGATCTTTTATTCTTCACTTTGTTTTTTACATTTTTTCCTTGCATTGTTTTTCTTTTAATATAATTTAGTATTTTCTTTTTGTTTAACTTCTATTCTATTTGTTCcatttctatttttatttcttatttttgtttatttatttaatatactCTAACAAAATGTGTTGAGCATCTAGGAACGGATGTCCAAAGAAATACCAAGAACTCCTCAAGAACGGCCCACCGACCAAGTCCCTGTCGAGCATACCCCGCGAAAACACAGCAGACGACCAAGTCCCTGTCCAGCAACcccgttgtcggggaccataattaggggtaccctcaagacgcctaattctcagctggtaacccccatcagcataaagctgcaaaggcctgatgggtgcgattaagtcagggatcagtccacacgagtgactcgatcacgcttcacccgagcctagcctcggccaagggcagccgacctcgagagactttcgtctcgcccgaggccccctttttatggcggacacatcaccggctcgcccgaggccttgcttcgctcagaagcaaccttgactaaatcgccgcaccgactgaccaaattgcaggggcatttaacgcaaaggtggcctgacacctttatcctgacacgcgcccccggcagagccgaagtgaccgccgtcactccaccgctccactggccagtctgacagaatgacagcgccgcctgcgccactccgactgcagtgccactcgacagagtgagtctgacaggcagtcaggccttgccaaaggcgcgacggcgaactccgccccgcccgaccccagggctcggactcgggctaagacccggaagacggcgaactccgctccgcccgaccccagggctcggactcgggctaagacccggaagacggcgaactccgctccgcccgaccccagggctcggactcgggctaagacccggaagacggcgaactccgctccgcccgaccccagggctcggactcgggctaagacccggaagacggcgaactccgctccgcccgaccccagggctcggactcgggctaagacccggaagacggcgaactccgctccgcccgaccccagggctcggactcgggctaagacccggaagacgacgaaactccgcctcgcccgaccccagggctcggactccgccctggcctcggccgaacgacttccgcctcgcccgaccccatggctcgggctcggccacggcaacggaaggcagactcaacctcggcttcggaggaacccccacgtcgccctgcctagggcacagaccgccacgtcaacaggaagcgccatcatcatcctaccccgaatcgactcgggtcacggagaacaagaccggcgtcccatccggccagctccgccggaggggcaatgatggcgccccacaagctctatgacgacggcggcccccagctctcttacggaagcaggacgacgtcagcagggactcgaccgctccaacagctgtccctccgccaggctccgccgcacctccgacagccacgacatcatgccagcagggtgcccagatctctccggctgccacattggcatgtacctagggcgctagctctccctccgctagacacgtagcactctgctacaccccccattgtacacctggatcctctccttacgactataaaagggaggaccagggccttcttagagaaggttggccgcgcgggaccgaggacgggacaggcgctctcttggggccgctcgcttccctcacccgcgtggacgcttgtaacccccctactgcaagcgcacctgacctgggcgcgggacgaacacgaaggccgcgggacttccacctctctcacactcgactccggccacctcgcctctccccccttcgcgctcgcccacgcgctcgacccatctgggctggggcacgcagcacactcactcgtcggcttagggacccccctgtctcgaaacgccgacagttggcgcgccaggtaggggcctgctgcgtgctgacgaacagctccccgtcaagctccagatgggcagtctccagcaacctctccggcccgggacggtgcttcgtttcgggactcttgagttcatgtccttcgacggcagctacgacatgatacttcttccgccgtcgtgcgactacgacaatggcggccgacaacccgcccgccggcggcggaatcgacgacgtcttccccgcgtggtggaagggcaacattcgggctcgctccgttctctcccccgccaacggaggaggaggcggggccgtcaaggccaggtgggaggccgcgcttcgtcggctgtcgagcgaatcgacgcccccgacgccccgacggaaggcacgccggacgtcgacctcgcgttcaagacggaggcgagcgccgtcccccgcggcacgctgaccccgggcaagaagacgacgccggcgcgctcgcggaaagcctgcaggacgtcgccctcgaaccagagacgacggtgcaaccagtccccgatgtgactacgtcgctcctcgtcgaccaaaaggtaccgactaactcccatcttgcgtcatttcgactcggcctcaacccgccaaacgacctcgttttggcgggcgccctcattgaggcgagtgcaaccccactgaggttccgtatgcggtcgccttggggccgactgacggacgtctcgaccttcgggccctctgggtccgaggacgatgacgatcccagcatcggttgggatttctccggacttggcaaccccagtgccgtgcgggacttcatgaccgcatgtgactactgcctatccgactgttccgatggaagccgcagccttggcgacgagagctgcggcccaagccgcgaatgtttccacatcgagctaggggatccctccgaaggcaaccatcttggcatgccggaggacggtgatctccctaggccggtgcctcgcgccgacatcccacgggagctagctgtggtccccgctccggcggggggttacgacccacaactcgagcaagtccgcgaggcgcaggccaggctcaacgagggaacaggagcgcttgagccgatccgtcgggacgtcggacaagcatgggtgggccaacccttggccggagaaatacgtcacctgccccaaggtctccagcaccgcgtcgccaacgatgtcaggatcaggccgccgcccgcatccagcggggttggtcagaacctggcaaccgcagcaatgctcatccgcgcgatgccggagccgtcaaccaccgagggtcggcgaatccagggagaactcaagaatctcctggaaggcgctgcggcccgacgggccgagagcactgcctcccgaaggcaaggttatccctcggaacctcatgccgcgacttcccgattcatgcgggaagcctcggtctacaccgagcgcacgcgcaacaccgcgcctgcggccccgggccacctcggcaacgagcaccatcgacgcgactgttgggctcacctcgacgaaagggtgcgccgaggctaccaccccaggcgtggggggcgctactacagcggggaggatcggagtccctcgcccgaaccacccggtccgcatgccttcagtcgggccatccgacgggcgccattcccgacccggttccgacccccgactactatcacgaagtactcgggggaaacgagaccggaactgtggctcgcggactaccgccttgcctgccaactgggtggaacggacgacgacaacctcatcatccgtaacctccccctgttcctctccgacactgctcgcgcctggttggagcacctgcctccggggcagatctccaactgggacgacttggtccaagccttcgctggcaatttccagggcacatacgtgcgccccgggaattcctgggaccttcgaagctgccggcaacagccgggggagtcgctccgggactacatccggcgattctcgaagcagcgcaccgagctgcccaacatcaccgactcggatgtcatcggcgcgttcctcgccggcaccacttgccgcgacctggtgagcaagctgggtcgcaaaacccccaccagggcgagcgagctgatggacatcgccaccaagttcgcctctggccaggaggcggtcgaggctatcttccgaaaggacaagcagccccagggccgcccatcggaagaagctcccgaggcgtctgctccgcgcggcgccaagaagaaaggcaagaagaagtcgcaatcgaaacgcgacgccgctgacgcggaccttgtcgccgccgccgagtataagaaccctcggaagccccccggaggtgcaaacctcttcgacaagatgctcaaggagccgtgcccctaccatcaggggcccgtcaagcacaccctcgaggagtgcgttatgcttcggcgtcacttccacagggccgggccacccgccgagggtggcagggcccgcgacgacgacaaaaacgaagatcacccagcaggagagttccccgaggtccgcgactgcttcatgatctatggagggcatgcggcgaatacctcggctcggcaccgcaagcaagagcgccgggaggtctgctcggtgaaggtggcggcgccagtctacctagactggtccgacaagcccatcactttcgaccaggccgaccaccccgaccatgtgccgagcccggggaaatacccgctcgtcgtcgaccccgttgtcggcgatgttaggctcaccaaggtcctgatggatgggggcagctgcctcaacatcatctacgccgagaccctcaagctcctgcgcgtcgatctgtcctccgtccgagcaggcgctgcgcccttccacgggatcatccctgggaagcgcgtccagcccctcgggcgactcgacctccccgtctgcttcgggacaccctccaacttccgaagggagaccctgacgttcgaagtggtcgggttccgaggaacctaccacgccgtgctagggaggccatgctacgcgaagttcatggccgtccccaactacacctacctgaagctcaagatgccgggccccaacggggtcatcaccgtcggccccacgtacaaacacgcgttcgaatgcgacgtggagtgcgtggagtacgccgaggccctcgccgagtccgaggccctcatcgccaacctggagaacctctccaaggaggtgccagacgtgaagcgccacgccggcaacttcgagccagcggagacggtcaaggccgtccctctcgaccccagtggcgacaccaccaagcaggtccggatcggttccgggctcgaccccaaataggaagcagtgctcgtcgactttctccgcg
It contains:
- the LOC103641453 gene encoding uncharacterized protein, whose translation is MPAGAPSSSPAVLSSSSPAERLLRVRHSSLRLATETPSPPQLAQPFRVDVVPRRHRLHSACFAASRARDTFPHPLPDLLRPLCAQDAPPPPSQSSSLPPSSVSGLSHSMAWIWMVLVAAVVLLCRVVLCGPERAVHAPHSSDRRSRNMLLIVPHPDDKSMSVDLPKQNRCDLVVVANGWKEKIASGLTICVVIRIPVFHMFFSFCQYTRGPAAGHNH